The DNA window caattttgtaaaatgtttgtattatttttagatctgtaaaaatattttagtttgtATTATTTGTTGGTCGAATTTTATATTTTCGTATATCAAGTTTCTAAAATGTTCGTATTATTTTTGtatatgtaaataaaatttaGTCAGTATTATTTATTGGTcgaattatatattttcatatattagtTTTGTAGAATGCTTGTATTTTCTTGTATATGTAATCTTTTTTGTTGTGTCTTattatttgtttgaattattttgttttacttaataTTTCGTACTCATCTATGTCCACAAATAATTACgccaaaaattcaaaattttttgtatTGGAAGAATAATTAcaaagtaaatatttataaaaaaaatcaaaactgtCTAGATCCTGGCTACGTCTCCGGCGTATAACGATTGGGCTGCCTCCTTTGGTGAGGGCGTACACCTTGTTGAGGCGTTTGATAGTTGCTCGGGCCGGCCTCCAGTGTCTCTTTTGGTGTACTTAAGAAATTTGTATAATCATATACCTATCATCAAGGGTGTCAGGGTATTGTGAGACCGGAGGTGCTGAGCTAAGAATATCCTCAATGTTAAGTGTAGGTTCCCAAGTGATAGTATGATAAAGTTTTGAGTCGGTTCCTACCCTGGCCGCACCCTAAGGTAAAATTTGTCGTGTGGGTTTACTAGATGAGATTTCtttttaaggacaactagtcatgcatgacttttagagagattgtcccaagatgactcacaaatgaaaatatgttcatgacaggtgttgagtcaatggttaAGCACTCAAGATAATCTCTTATTTAATAGTTTCCCAATAAATGATATTTAAGTTAGAGATGAAGGTCAAACGTTAAACGGTAGTTAGTTCGTATGGAGTCTTGAGAATTAATATTCACGAACTGGTTGGATGTAATCCATAttcttgctagttaatcatgAGACCCCAATGCGACATGGttgatgggtgtgagaatgattgtagcaacgaaaacatattttttttcaaggttttaatacaagacgcatacatcatactgcattcttgatatgttgctgaaatgaaaaatatttgcttaatacaaataGAGTAATTAgtgaaatctttatttttttcagttCAATTATGTCTCATACccctcttattagcattcttactgaGAATAAATCAAATGGGGATAACTTTCGAGAATGGAAATGGAACTTGCTGATAGTTCTCAGttgtgagaaacacaaattcgtTCTTGACGAAATGTGCTTTCCTGAAGCTCAGCCCAAAGCGAGAAATTGCTAGAGAGATTCTAACTCGATTGCTCGATGTTATATGTTAGCGAGCATGAGTAGTGTGTTGCAAAAGCAACACTAGAATTTTCGTACTCCCAAAGAGatcataaaaaatttgaaggatttGCTCGAAGACCAAGTTATATTGGCTTGAAATCtgctattacaaatttgatgaattctcAACAAAAAATTGACACTCCAgtcaaagaacatatgcttaagctCATGGGATTCTTTGCGGAAGTGGAGGACAATGGGGCTGAACTAGACGTGAACACGcaaattgaaatagtgttcaaatccttaaCCAAGGAGTTTGTGGGTTTTAGGGTTGCTTGCTTACAACTTAGGGAACAATGTGCTTACcttgagttgatgttgaatggtggTAAGTCAGTTCAGGAGAAACCTGAGGCAAACTTAACTGTGGGTTTTACGTTTTCTAAGGGGAAACAAAAAGTTAAAGGAAAGAAGAAACCGACTAAGTATTCGGTTTCACCTCATTTCAAATACAAGGTTTCCTACAGGAAGGCATAGTAGGCGAAACAAATAGTAATGAAGTACGTTGATTGGGATGCGTCATACAATGATCTTCAAGGGTGGATATATACGATGTGAGAGTATGTACCGAGAATGGTGACTGATTTAGAAATATTGCCCATAAAGGCTCGGATGGCGAGATAGAACCGAAAAAACAAGTTTTCCACTGATTGTTCTGGACATTTGAGCCGTGTGTGAGGGCCTTCATTCGCTACAATTCGTTGGTGCAGGTGGACGGAACCTAGTTCTACGACAAGTACACGCAAATACTCTTGATTGTGGTTGAATAAGACGACAATCGAAATGTACTTCTTATCGCTTTTGCCATTGTGGAGAGTGAGAACTTTGAGTCTTGGGAATTTTTCCTTCAAATCTGTAGAGGCACGTTGTTAGGCAAGACAATATTTGCCTCATCTTGGACAGATCGAAGGGACTACTTGCTGCGGTAAGGTGTTCAAGGGTTCCGTGGAGGTCTGTTTATTGCATCCAACACATCACGTCAAACTTTCACAGAGATTACAAGAATAAAGAATGACATATAGAAATCGTGAGCATGGGCAAAAAACACTGTTCCAAAATTGAtttgttcatattttatttttattatctgtatgtattattttcaagatttatcgatttgtattttaattttttttgtaaatttatatttgtaacaccccaaactcggcttaGAAATTTAAGCGGATGAGTTACACCAGCGTAGTAAAAACGTAATTCTTTTcagagttttaattttgaaaaccaaaaattcattttagttaatttagatgattttgtagTTTCATTTTAGACTTGGTAGATACTGacgatattataaaaaaaaaacaagtccaaaatatattacaaatctaaaagattaaattttagttaTCTCAGTGCAAAACAATCTAAACTTTCGTACGCCGTCCGATTCTAAATCAAATGTCTTCCTAACAGATAAAAGTAAGACAACGGTGAGTCACCAAGTACGCGTATAACCAAACTCAAATACAAGTAAACAAGCGTAATATATAAATCATAGTAACACAAGCATTTGATAACAGTTGTATAACCAGTACAAAATAGATCTAGACTATCACAAATATTTCAACAGAGGTAGtacaacaaaacaaaacaaaacaaaacaaaacaaaacaaaacaaagcaGAACAACGCAATTCAAACAGAACAAAACCGAATAGAGCATAACAAAATAGGATAGAATAGAGCAGAGCAATACTGAATGGAGCATAATAAAACAGAACAAAACGGAGCAGAGCAGAGCAGAACATGTATGTTTATGCAGATTCAATATTTTTCAAACAGGTCAGAATGCAGATTTATCAGAAACAGTTGTCCCAAACTCCgttacacaccaaaatagagttctctcccgaactcatccatccaaaacacatcaataaaGTCATCCTAGTTTGCTCGACAATGATGACCCGCCACCCCGGGTTGCCCGACAATGATGGCTTATCAATATATAGTTAAACTGATAATCaaatatatgtggtcaagccactataaTACAATCGAACTGCCGAAACAGaagtgtggataaaccaccaaatAGTACATATCATTAAATTTCCAAACACTTCCTCCTTTTACTTCAACCCAAGTATCATGTAATGTGTCATGACATGCTCATGCAGAATCAGAGTActgagcatgtaagtcattctaTCTCTCAATAATAGAATTAGTAAATATGGGGGTTCATATTTTGTAAAACAAACTTATCAAACCTCAACGGACCATATGAGATTTGTCATGAAGTCGCATGCACGGTTATAAATTAGAATAAGTAACAATTAGTCTAACATGTTCAGATATCGCATATTCTTCATCAACAGAGCAACGTAGAGGCGTATCAACAAACTTAATAGAAAATAGGTCGTACCTAATAATTCACACACATAGGCAATAACACATTACATTCTGATGGATCCTACTCACTTAGGTTcaagcataacaaatatacgtaCAGATTACAAGTTGTTCATCATCAGTCTAACATGTCCAGATATCGTATGTATCATCCATATATCAGTCTTAGAGCATCAGATGGTCCTCTTACGATCAAATTTAGATTATAAATACATTATGGAGGTCAGTGCTTCTATTGGGCAACACTCACGGCCTCAAAAATAAGATTCAGATCCTATTCATATGCCACACTGCCTGAACACCTGCCCATGTCCTTGTCcatatggctcacacggcctgggtacATGCCCATGTCGTCTGCATGTGTGTTTCTAAATcataaatagtgagttacacggcctagacacacgcttaTATCCTTACTCATGTGGCTCACAtagcctgggcacatgcccatgtccctggcAATATGGTTCTAAAGCGtaaacaatgagttacacggcctggacacacgccaaTGTCCTTGCTTGTGTAGCTCACACGGGATGGGCACACGCTCATGTCCTTGCTTGTGTGGCTCACaaggcctgggcacacgcccatatcTCTGGCCGTGTGGCGCCAACAGTCCCATTTTTTGATGactgaaaacataaaaaagagGGGTTTCGGCACCCACCTGACATGAAATCTATGTAGGAGTAAAAAAGATGAGTTTTCATCCCTAAATGACAAGCAATTACCCAACAAAACGATTAATTTGCAGTCAAATTGCTGACAATTAACATTCTAAAATCGCAATTATGTCGAATAACTTTCGATACCAAAACTTTAAATCGAACTTACCAGCCAACGAATTGAACTAAAACAGAGAAATCAGATCCCATACAGAATCAATGTAACGTAACATAGCACAAAAAGAAAGGAACTTGAAACGGTAAAACCAAATcaataaagaagaaagtaaaatcGTAACGttagaaaaaaatgaaacaatgtGAAACAAAAAGGGAGTTTTTGTTTTGGGAAAgtctaattaactaaaataaactaCCCCACAAGGCAGTACAATAAAAACATCTCCCTAACTTTTGTCGAGACTCGAACCCAAGACCAAAAAGCATGTAAATGTTTAACCAttaaaccaacaagctcattcttgtcATTGGTTTATCGAAAATAGAACTTATGCTAGGCGATCAAGAGTAAGGGTttgataaaaataacaaaatttcaagGAACATGATTTGAACCTAGAACCTCTTACACATGACTAAAACACCTAACCACTGACCCAAATCAATTTCTCTCAATTTTCTACAAGCTTTTCCCATTGATTTTAGATTTCAATTCctaaaacttgaatttttttcatttcttctctattttcaccatttttgttagattttgtaTGGAGAGATTTCTTGACGTTTTCCAGTTAGATTTTGAGTGGTTGTGAACTTAAGAAATAGATTTTTGTAAGATTTGGTGAGTTTTTGAGGTTTTGTATAAAGATGGTGTGTTTTTGAGTTGTTAATCATCATTGGatcaatataattcaatttatgagTGGGTTTAAGAAGTGAAGTTGGGTTCTCACTGCATAATTTCAGTAGATTTAGGGgctttaatttttgtttgttaaattcttaaaattaaaattgaagctACAGAGGAGGTTGGCAAACTTTAATTGTTTGTTTAATTGTGTTCACATTAAATTTGAAGCTAAGGAGGTTGGCAAAACAACGAAAGCCTAGGGACCTCTCTACTTGATATGTTGGATTAAGTTATTTACTTAGGGTATGTTTAGTATTATTTCTAAGAAGCACTTCTttttttgagaagttgaaaattttaacttctcaCCAGAAGTATTAAGTATTGCTAAACTAAGCCTTAGACTGATATGATTAATTAGATGATTGTAATATTTGTGAATACATAATTGGGATTGAATGGAAAATGTCAATTGCTTATGCTTTAAGGTGTGTTGATATTTTACATCATGCTTAATGTGTGGATAATGCATGTTTAACTAAATGACCCTATTAATCATCTTGGTAAGTGTTTGAGTATAGATAGCATATCATAGGATATTAAGCACCTTAGATACTTGTGTGTTGATGGGTTAGTTTGAATGCACCAAAGAGTTTTGGTGCATTTGGAAGTTAACTTGATgtgttttgtatatatttttgtgtGATAAAAGGGTATGACATTGTGTTTTGCACATTTTGGTGTTAATTAGTAGGAAGTCGTGTTAATTACATGCATTGAAGTATTGTTACTTTTATGGcgtaattaaaaaattttgatgtgTTTGGGGTTATCCGTGTATTCATTCTACGCAGAGGCAAtatcttaattatgtgttcttgtATTGGATTGAAATAATGGCTAACATATTTGAAAATCACGTGAATGTTATAAATGAGTTGACCACATGATATGTCTTATGGAAATGTGTTTTCAGATTAATCAATGACTCCATTGTAATCATATATGGGAAATGACGTATGCTAGTTATGCCATTACTATGTTTATTGATGAATTCCAATGTATATGATTGACTTAGGGCACTATTGGATGGGAGTTTACTTTTAGTGTGGcgtgtttagtttttttttttgtttcacgtTATAATATTGTTACAATATTTAATTTCACTATgatcgctgtttttacactaactataagtaaacacaccgcccatcctaGAAGATCCTAAATGAAGATACGAAGTATTATTGAAAACTTATATAGCAacacttgaaaaaaaaatctgtGTAAAAGGCAAATTTATAATAAACATATTTGTGGcctatatatatttcttttacctAGAGTTAAGAGAAGATGgtgtgaaataaattttcaaaagagAAATGCAGATTGTAAGTAGGataacttttataaataaaaataaatacaacatgtaataaaattttaattttatattacttTTCCTATTTTATGCTataaaaattttagctatttttattagattgtagttataatatctcaaaattcttAATTGGAAAATAATGGTATAAAATAGAAACGTCAcgtcatttatatattttttaatagtttaataccatgtaaatatttttatcctaaacttcaatattatttttaaaatattaaattcagaataaaataactgatttgatatattaaattattaaaaaggaaTAATTTCTATGATTATGTGACAAACCACAAACGTGAGGTGCTCAAAGATtttctactttttctttttcgaGGCTGTGTTAAAAAGCTTGTGTAAATTATGAGAAACGTGCACACAGCCGACAGGAATGAAAGTACAGTTCCGATAGAAAATATGAAGCTACAGTTCTAGTATCCATTTGTATAAATGGATATCTTCTTGGTTATTTCATGCATTCGCAACTCTTTTTTCAATAAGTTCTCTTCCTTTCTTTCGAACAAAGTCTCCAAGCTCAGACCAATGGTGGGTGAAGCAAAGTTGATAAAAAATAGGGTGACAAAACCCGTATCCAGAGatgatttatttcatttcattaaatCAGCCATTTCCAATGAACAACAACAAACAGACCCATTTTACGTGCTGGATTTGGGTGCAATCAGGTCCCTGGTGGAGACATGGTTCGATAATCTTCCAGTGGTTCAACCTTTCTATGCTGTCAAATGCAACCCTAACCCTGCTTTCCTCAAAGAAATGGCAGCTCTCGGCACCGGCTTCGACTGTGCAAGCCTTCCTGAGATTGAAACCATTTTGTCCCTTGGGGTTTCGCCTGATCGAATCGTTTTCGCAAACACATGTAAACCCGAGTCTCACATCAAGTATGCAGCTAAAGTTGGCGTTAACTTAATCACTTTCGACTCCAACTGTGAGCTCGAAAAGATCAAAAAGTGGCACCCGAAATGTGCACTGTTGATCCGAATCAAAGTCCCGGAAACCAGTGGTGCAACATTCAAGTTCGGTTCCAAGTTCGGTGCACTCCCTGAGGAAATTGTTCCGCTTCTGAAAGCAGCTCAAGAGGCAAAGCTCCAAGTCGTTGGCGTCTCATTTCATATTGGGAGCAGAGCAATTAACTTCCATGCATTCGAAGATGCCATTGGAGCAGCCAAAGCAACGTTCGACACTGCAGCTCAACTTGGGCTACCTAAAATGCATATCTTAGACATCGGTGGAGGCTTCACATCAGGTCCAAAGTTTACCGATGCAGCCTCCGCCGTGAAAGTTGctttacaaaaatatttccccGATGAGCTAGCTGATGGTAACTTAAAGATCATTGCGGAACCTGGTCGCTTCTTTGCTAATTCGCCATTTACATTAACAACAAGCGTAATAGGGAAACGAGAAAGGGCGGAGGTTAAGGAGTACTGGATTAGCGATGGGATTTCGGGGTCGATGAATTTTTTGAAGTACGATCACGATGAAGTGATTTGCACTCCTCTCATCATGAAAAACCCTACATGCAAAGAATTGAAAACATGGAGTTCCACTGTTTTTGGACCGACATGCGATGCAGCTGATACGGTTTTGAAGGGTTTTGAATTGCCAGAATTGGACGTGAATGATTGGCTGGTCTTTCACAACATGGGTGCTTATACTTCATCCCGTGGGAATGATTTCAACGGGTTCAAAACTTCGGCCATTCCAACTATTGCCTATGAAAATTAATGGTCGCCATATGGTCACCGTTAGAAGaagcaaataaatgtgttttccTCGTGGTGTTTAAATTCTCGTAtggttgtttttgttgttttctgATGAGTGGTCTGTTTTCTTTTGTTAATGTGATGCTCTGATTGCTATGTTTGTGAGCCTCATGTTTATAATAAAACTTTTATTTGCTGAAGAAAATAGCTTGTGAAATTATGCTGTTGCAGTCCACTTCATGGATAATTTAGTTTCCTTTGAGCTGGTGATTGGACATTGCACAGTGGAACGCCAACTCCTTTGAGCAGCGGTGCTGGACATTGCTTCAAAGTAGAGTAATTAAAAACTGTTTTAGAAGACAAGGAGCTTAGATCATATTCAGAGAGCATTGCTTGTatagtgataaaaaaaataaaccataTATACACACCATATAGCTGACAGAATATTTTGTACAGAAATGACAGATATTGTACAGAAATGTCAGTTGGATGAAACTTTCCCAATgtaaaaaatctcaaattttctttctaaagttcacaaattggtatatatattaaattttatcacaacaaaaaaaaaattgtatactaaaatatttaatgataGATATAAGGGTGGTGATCAGTGGCGAAGCCAACAATTTTTTTGggaccgaaattaaattgtatatttttacgatagtaaaatataatttcaccgtttcaataatctatatctttataatttttaaaagactaaatcaaatttttattattttttggggaGCAAAGTGcacttttactattattaatttaaatttttataaattataaaatgcctaaataaaaaaaaatttattttagggaGTCGGGTCACTGCCAACCCTTGGTGATAATGCATTTACATTTTAATACTATTAAATATGAACTTTAAATTTATAATtctaaattcttttatttaaagatagtataaaaaatttatgaaaagaaaaagtataataatattttttttcggggtaaagaaaacaaaaatattacTACTTCAAATAATCTTTTTCAAAATGCAGTCAACATCTTTATTCCCCTCACGGTCCAATCTTTTTTAAGAGTTGATGAATCTACATAATCAGAACATGAAAAAATCTTAAATAACCTTCGTAACATGTGAATCAACAGACTCTGCAGAATGTTCAGACTATCAAATATTCCTCATAATTCGACATATAAAATTGAGCACTTCTCCAAGCAGCCTAAAATCTACTTTCCTTCGCCCTTACTGGTTGCCAATGCCACATATTACTTAGCCTAactgtaagtgattttgataatcTAAAGATCCCAGAATAAGTGGATAAATAATTCctcctatttttaaaataaaaataagtggTGATCGCTAGTCTGAAATATGGCTTCTTTCCTTTTCCACcataataattataacaataattgGGGAAATGATGGCCTTTACAGTAAGATTCAGCAATCAAgtcctatttttaaaataatactaacAACTGGGCTACAAACTTCTCTTTATAGATTTGACAAGTGATTGACAACACTGACATGGGATACTCAAATCTGAATTTTTTacctaaatatattaaaaaagtttaaatacgTAAATAGGCtaaaaaggtatttttttaattgtacCTGTTTGATAGGcacgaattaattttttatattaaaatttttttaatcacgcctatctgacaggcgcgaattattttttatattaaaatttttttaatcgcGCCTATCTATAGGTatgaatcaattttttatattaaatttttttcttttaataaaaattattatttttttcccggATCAATATATAACCCGAGTATAGATACGAAATATTATTAATCCATATGTTTTTATGTTTAGATAGTGGgtcttttacaaaaataatacaaaaaaataaaaaaaacaaaataatatatatatttttatttaccaaaatgataCCAAAAAAAACGAAACAGTAGAAAATGGGATGCCACAGGCGGCACCACTTGTATTATAAGTCCAGCATTCGTCCAGTTGAAGGAgaagaaggaggaggaggaggaggaggaggtggtgccgaaaaaagagagaaagagaagaaaaaaatagaaaaaataaggtattattttaaaagaataatggATTATcttgttattatgtttttttgtataatttttattattttttgttgttagtttagttattattgttagttattaagattaataaaaactcaaattgatggttttagttagtattattattgttagtttttATAGGGTttagttattaatattatttttacttagtattattgttagtaaaaaactaatattattattagaattagttattaggattagtaaaaaccctaattattattttagttagtatGATTGTTAGTTTTTACATTAtattattgttagttattatttttagtaaaaccctaattattattgttagttagtattattttgagtaaaaaactattattattgttattgtgttagttattaggattagtGGTAAACGTTGTTCATGTACAAAATGATAACTGAAAAGTATGAGCTTAAGAAtgaaaaaattgcatattgaaacattaattttctttatttaagtaaattatttACTGTTCGAGAGTGTTTTTtgagattttgtttattttttgacagattgaatattgaagatggattataagttttttatatgcgtttatttcgatggaaccATCTTGACAACAATtgttggatgtatatttgaatgtcagcaacaaatagcaatgggatttaatagaaatgtctcgttggatgatatgaagggaatgattaatgcaaaaattgttagacgttgtgggagaaggatatcaaaaattttctacaagtttccagttttgaCAAATCTGatcaaattcaccgaaatggaacttgtagacgacgaagacgaggagacaatgatcgctctttactgtgggaatgggagtgacaagaatgcaccgattcacttatttgctgagttagtcggtatggagcaaaatgaagatgtcaatacatatggtgaagaacacagagctcaagaaccgtggatggtggctccaatatcgtacgttgatagtgaatcgactataGGTGGGATTGGTATCGATCTGAATATTACAGCcgatattgatgtggttggtggtGAAGAAGGAGGTGGTAGCGATCATTGTGATGAAGATGTCGATAGTGACGGTGATCCTGATGTGGACGATGTAcctgatgatattgacgatgaaaGCAGTAATAACGATGAAAATGTTAACGCTTCTTCGATCGGGAACCAGATGCGATGCattttgatacacaataatcctgggccacacatgtcgctcatagaccccgacgcAGCGTATGTAGCTGAGTTCCCGGagtaccttgaaatagtttatcCTCACCAGCTGTCCGTAAATTCTGATCATGAGGAGTTATTCGTAggccagagattcgaaagtaaaGAAGAGTGCGTACTTGCTATTAAACGGTATTGCATGAACATATCAGTGGATTATAAAGTCACACTGTCTAATCCGACAAtatatattggggagtgttggaaggcagtgaaaggctgcaattggcgggtacgagctgCATTCATTAAAAGTTCGCAGATGtaggagatacgaaaatttgttggtcctcatacatgcacatcaacacgtatgacagaagatcatggaaaacttgattcgaaaactatctgtatgtgtatcatgccaatggtgaatgacatgccgaccattaaagtttcggtactgattgccaaaatgcaagcacgattccagtatcaagtatcatatcgaaaggcatggatagctaaacagatggtaATGGAGCAATTGTATGGGGATTATGATTCATCGTATAACGAGCTACAAGAATGAATAGCTGCTATGCGGGAGTATGTATCGGGGATTGTGATTGAGTTATAGACAAGACCTTATTACAGCTCGAACGACCAGTTACAGTCGG is part of the Gossypium hirsutum isolate 1008001.06 chromosome D11, Gossypium_hirsutum_v2.1, whole genome shotgun sequence genome and encodes:
- the LOC107926754 gene encoding ornithine decarboxylase; amino-acid sequence: MDIFLVISCIRNSFFNKFSSFLSNKVSKLRPMVGEAKLIKNRVTKPVSRDDLFHFIKSAISNEQQQTDPFYVLDLGAIRSLVETWFDNLPVVQPFYAVKCNPNPAFLKEMAALGTGFDCASLPEIETILSLGVSPDRIVFANTCKPESHIKYAAKVGVNLITFDSNCELEKIKKWHPKCALLIRIKVPETSGATFKFGSKFGALPEEIVPLLKAAQEAKLQVVGVSFHIGSRAINFHAFEDAIGAAKATFDTAAQLGLPKMHILDIGGGFTSGPKFTDAASAVKVALQKYFPDELADGNLKIIAEPGRFFANSPFTLTTSVIGKRERAEVKEYWISDGISGSMNFLKYDHDEVICTPLIMKNPTCKELKTWSSTVFGPTCDAADTVLKGFELPELDVNDWLVFHNMGAYTSSRGNDFNGFKTSAIPTIAYEN